In a genomic window of Phacochoerus africanus isolate WHEZ1 chromosome 6, ROS_Pafr_v1, whole genome shotgun sequence:
- the PHTF1 gene encoding protein PHTF1, translating to MASNERDAISWYQKKIGAYDQQIWEKSIEQTQIKGFKNKPKKMGHIKADLIDVDLIRGSTFAKAKPEIPWTSLTRKGLVRVVLFPFFSTWWIQVTSLRIFVWLLLLYLMQVIALVLYFLMPIVNVSEVLGPLCLMLLMGTVHCQIVSTQITRPSGNNGNRRRRKLRKTANGDGSRENGNNSSDKARGIETLESAPFNGGFWGTLFGNRIKRVKLICNKGTETDNDSSCLHPVIKKRQCRPEFRMWQTREKAKFSDGEKGRRESFRHLGNGISDDLSSEEDGEARTQMMILRRSVEGASSDNGCEVKNRKSVLSRHLNTQVKKTTSKWCPIMRDSDSLAESEFESAAFSQGSRSGMSGGSRSLSMSRRDSESTRHDSETEDMLWDDLLHGPECRSSVTSDSEGARVNSLHSGTKRDPKEDVFQQNHLFWLQNSSPASDRVSAIIWEGSECKKMDMSVLEISGIIMSRVNAYQQGVGYQMLGNVVTIGLAFFPFLHRLFREKSLDQLKTISAEEILTLFCGAPPVTPIIILSIINFFERLCLTWMFFFMMCVAERTYKQRFLFAKLFSHITSARKARKYEIPHFRLKKVENIKIWLSLRSFLKRRGPQRSVDVVVSSVFLLTLSIAFICCAQVLRGHKTFLNDVYNWEFLIWESALLLFLLRLASLGSETNKKYSNVSILLTEQINLYLKMEKKPNKKEQLTLVNNVLKLSTKLLKELDTPFRLYGLTMNPLIYNITRVVILSAVSGVISDLLGFNIRLWKIKS from the exons GgcttcaaaaacaaaccaaaaaagatggGTCACATAAAGGCAGATTTGATTGATGTGGACTTAATCAGAG GCTCAACATTTGCCAAAGCCAAACCTGAAATCCCGTGGACGTCTCTGACTCGAAAGGGGCTTGTTCGAGttgtattgtttccatttttcagcACTTGGTGGATTCAGGTTACCTCTTTAAGAATCTTTGTTTGGCTGCTGCTGCTTTACCTCATGCAAG TTATAGCTCTCGTGTTATATTTTCTGATGCCTATTGTGAATGTAAGTGAAGTCCTTGGACCCTTGTGCCTTATGTTACTCATGGGAACTGTCCACTGTCAAATCGTGTCTACTCAGATCACAAGGCCATCAGGGAACAATGGAAATCGGAGAAGAAG aaagtTACGAAAAACTGCAAATGGTGATGGGAGccgagaaaatggaaataattcctCTGATAAAGCCAGAGGAATAGAAACTTTGGAATCTGCACCCTTTAATGGTGGCTTTTGGGGGACACTCTTTGGCAACAG gattaaaagagtaaaattaatATGTAACAAAGGGACGGAAACTGACAATGACTCAAGTTGTTTACATCCTGTCATCAAGAAGAGACAGTGTCGACCAGAGTTTAGAATGTGGCAaacaagagagaaagcaaaattttCAGATGGAGAAAAGGGACGAAGG GAGTCTTTTAGGCATTTGGGTAATGGGATTTCAGATGATCTGTCAAGTGAGGAAGACGGCGAAGCCCGGACACAGATGATGATACTGCGGAGGAGCGTGGAAGGGGCCTCGAGTGACAATGGTTGTGAAGTTAAGAATAGAAAATCAGTACTTTCACGGCACCTAAACACTCAg GTAAAGAAAACCACCTCCAAGTGGTGTCCTATTATGCGGGATTCAGATAGTCTGGCTGAATCAGAGTTCGAATCGGCTGCCTTCAGTCAG GGCTCTAGATCTGGCATGAGCGGTGGTTCTAGAAGCCTCAGCATGTCGCGAAGAGACTCGGAGAGCACCCGCCATGACTCGGAGACAGAGGACATGTTGTGGGACGATCTGCTGCACGGCCCCGAGTGCCGGTCGTCGGTCACCAGCGACAGTGAGGGGGCCCGTGTGAACTCCCTTCACTCGGGGACCAAACGCGACCCCAAAGAGGATGTTTTTCAGCAG aaccaTTTATTCTGGCTTCAGAACTCAAGCCCTGCATCTGATCGCGTTAGTGCCATAATCTGGGAAGGGAGTGAATGCAAAAAGATGGATATGTCTGTGCTGGAAATAAGTGGCATCATCATGAGCAGG GTCAATGCATATCAGCAAGGAGTCGGTTATCAGATGCTGGGGAATGTCGTCACCATCGGAttagccttttttccttttttacatcgACTGTTCCGTGAGAAGAGCCTTGACCAGCTAAAGACCATCTCAGCTGAGGAGATCTTGACTCTCTTTTGTGGGGCACCACCTGTTACgcctattattattttgtctataattaatttttttgaacgATTGTGTCTTACTTGGATGTTTTTTTTCATGATGTGTGTGGCAGAGAGAACATATAAACAG agatttttatttgcaaaactCTTCAGCCATATTACTTCTGCCAGGAAAGCTAGGAAGTATGAAATACCTCATTTCAGACTTAAAAAGGTAGAGAACATTAAGATATGGTTATCACTGCGTTCCTTTCTAAAG AGACGGGGCCCACAGCGTTCAGTGGACGTGGTTGTGTCTTCAGTCTTCCTACTGACACTTTCCATTGCTTTCATTTGCTGTGCGCAG GTTCTCCGGGGACATAAAACTTTCCTGAATGATGTTTATAATTGGGAGTTTTTGATCTGGGAATCAGCTTTACTACTTTTCTTACTGCGCCTAGCCTCATTGGGGTCTGAAACCAATAAGAAATACAGCAATGTTTCAATATTACTTACTGAACAG ATTAATTTATAtcttaagatggaaaaaaagccGAATAAGAAAGAACAGCTTACTCTAGTAAACAATGTATTAAAGCTCTCCACCAAGTTGTTGAAA GAGTTGGACACACCGTTTAGACTCTATGGACTGACGATGAATCCCTTAATCTACAACATCACACGAGTCGTGATCCTCTCTGCTGTCTCAGGTGTTATCAGCGATCTTCTAGGATTTAATATACGA ctGTGGAAAATTAAGTCATAA